One window of Bos indicus isolate NIAB-ARS_2022 breed Sahiwal x Tharparkar chromosome 18, NIAB-ARS_B.indTharparkar_mat_pri_1.0, whole genome shotgun sequence genomic DNA carries:
- the PPP1R13L gene encoding relA-associated inhibitor isoform X2, translating to MDSEAFQSSGDILDLKFQSLAMKHMDLKQMELDTAAAKVDELTKQLESLWSDSPAAPLGSQAAAPARLPRYSTSPVPEPLGSRGSSRKATTDGADTPFGRSESAPALLPYSSLSAKGRPSSPRTQLYLQPDAYGSLDRSPSPRPRAFDGAGSPHGRAPSPRPGPLRQQGPPTHFDFLGRSGSPRGSPLAEGPQAFFPERGPSPRPGTSAYDAPAAFGSPLLGAGGSAFAPPLRAQDDLTLRRRPPKAWNESDLDVAYEKKPSQTASYERLDVFPRPASPGLQLLPWRESSLDGLGATGKDNFTSATLPRNYKVSPLANDRRSDVGSYRRSLGSTGPSGTLPRSWQPVSRIPMPPSSPQPRSAPRQRPIPLSMIFKLQNAFWEHGASRAMLPSSSIFSRAPPPKMPPQPQAPPQPQPQPQPQPQPQLPPQPQPQLQPQPQPQAPAPAPQAPQQTWAPVSEGLAKPPADLEPEPELEGLLTPVLEVGDADEGAVTRPLSPTRLQPALPPEAQSVPELEEVARVLAEIPRPLKRRGSMEQSPAVALPPTHKKQYQQIISRLFHRHGAPGGPEPELSPITEGSEARAGPPAPAPPAPIPPSAPLQSSPPEQPQSMEMRSVLRKAGSPRKVRRARLNPLVLLLDAALTGELEVVQQAMKEMNDPSQPNEEGITALHNAICGANYPIVDFLIAAGANVNSPDSHGWTPLHCAASCNDTAICTALVQHGAAIFATTLSDGATAIEKCDPYREGYADCATYLADVEQSMGLMYNGVVYALWDYSAEFGDELSFREGDSVTVLRRDGLEETDWWWATLHGQEGYVPRNYFGLFPRVKPQRSKV from the exons ATGGACAGCGAGGCGTTCCAGAGTTCGGGGGACATTCTGGACCTGAAATTCCAGT CTCTAGCCATGAAGCACATGGACCTGAAGCAGATGGAGCTGGACACGGCGGCGGCCAAGGTGGACGAACTGACCAAGCAGTTGGAGTCGCTGTGGTCGGACTCGCCCGCGGCGCCTCTTGGCTCTCAGGCCGCAGCGCCGGCTAGG CTGCCCCGGTACAGCACCAGCCCGGTCCCCGAGCCCTTGGGCAGCCGTGGGTCCTCCCGGAAGGCGACCACCGACGGCGCAGACACCCCATTCGGACGCTCGGAGAGCGCCCCAGCTCTGCTCCCCTATAGCTCGCTATCCGCGAAGGGCCGGCCGTCGTCACCGCGCACCCAGCTCTACCTGCAGCCGGACGCCTACGGCAGCTTAGACCGCTCGCCCTCGCCCCGGCCCCGCGCCTTCGATGGCGCAGGCAGCCCCCACGGCCGGGCGCCCTCCCCTCGACCCGGCCCGCTCCGACAGCAGGGTCCCCCCACTCACTTTGACTTCTTGGGCCGCTCCGGCTCCCCGCGTGGCAGCCCCCTGGCGGAAGGGCCCCAGGCCTTCTTCCCGGAGCGCGGACCCTCGCCTCGCCCCGGGACCTCAGCTTACGATGCGCCGGCTGCCTTTGGGAGCCCTCTGCTGGGCGCGGGCGGCAGCGCCTTCGCCCCGCCTCTGCGCGCTCAAG ACGACCTAACGCTGCGCCGGCGGCCCCCCAAAGCCTGGAACGAGTCCGACCTGGACGTGGCTTATGAGAAGAAGCCCTCGCAAACTGCGAGCTATGAAC GTCTGGATGTCTTCCCGCGGCCTGCTTCTCCAGGCCTGCAGCTGTTACCCTGGAGAGAGAGCAGCCTGGATGGGCTGGGGGCCACCGGCAAG GACAACTTCACCAGCGCCACTCTGCCCCGCAATTACAAGGTCTCCCCTCTGGCCAACGACAGGCGTTCTGATGTGGGCAGCTACCGCAGATCACTGGGCTCCACGGGGCCGTCAGGCACTTTGCCCCGAAGCTGGCAGCCTGTCAGTCGCATCCCCATGCCTCCTTCCAGCCCGCAGCCCCGCAGTGCCCCCCGCCAGCGCCCCATCCCCCTCAGCATGATATTCAAGCTGCAGAATGCTTTTTGGGAGCATGGCgccagcagggccatgctcccaaGCTCCTCCATCTTCTCGCGAGCTCCCCCACCTAAGatgcctccccagccccaggcacccccccagccccagccccagccccagccccaaccACAGCCCCAGCTGCCCCCACAGCCCCAGCCACAACTACAACCCCAGCCTCAGCCACaagcccctgccccagccccccaAGCCCCCCAACAGACTTGGGCCCCTGTAAGTGAAG GCCTCGCCAAACCTCCTGCTGATCTGGAACCTGAGCCAGAGCTGGAGGGGCTGCTGACGCCCGTGCTGGAGGTTGGCGATGCAGACGAAGGTGCTGTGACTCGGCCCCTTAGTCCCACACGGCTGCAGCCAGCGCTGCCGCCCGAAGCACAGTCGGTGCCGGAGCTGGAGGAGGTGGCCCGGGTGCTGGCAGAGATTCCACGGCCCCTCAAACGCCGGGGCTCCATGGAGCAGAGCCCGGCTGtagccctgccccccacccacaaGAAGCAATACCAACAGATCATCAGCCGCCTCTTCCATCGTCACGGTGCGCCTGGGGGCCCTGAGCCCGAGCTGTCCCCCATCACTGAGGGATCTGAGGCCAGGGCTGGGCCCCCTGCTCCAGCCCCACCAGCTCCCATCCCACCCTCAGCCCCTCTCCAGAGCAGCCCACCAGAGCAGCCACAGAGCATG GAGATGCGCTCGGTGCTGCGGAAAGCCGGGTCCCCGCGCAAGGTCCGCCGTGCGCGCCTCAACCCGCTGGTGCTGCTTCTGGACGCCGCACTGACCGGGGAGCTGGAGGTGGTGCAGCAGGCCATGAAGGAG ATGAACGACCCGAGCCAGCCCAACGAGGAGGGCATCACCGCCCTGCACAACGCCATCTGCGGCGCCAACTACCCCATCGTGGACTTCCTCATCGCGGCCGGGGCCAACGTCAACTCCCCGGACAGCCACGGCTG GACCCCGCTGCATTGCGCGGCGTCGTGCAACGACACGGCCATCTGCACGGCGCTGGTGCAGCACGGCGCGGCCATCTTCGCCACCACGCTCAGTGACGGCGCTACCGCCATCGAGAAGTGCGACCCCTACCGCGAGGGTTACGCCGACTGCGCCACTTACCTGGCAG ACGTGGAGCAGAGCATGGGGCTGATGTACAACGGGGTGGTGTACGCCCTCTGGGACTACAGTGCGGAGTTTGGGGACGAGCTGTCCTTCCGAGAGGGCGATTCGGTCACCGTGCTGCGGAGGGACGGACTAGAGGAGACGGACTGGTGGTGGGCCACGCTGCATGGCCAGGAGGGCTACGTGCCCCGTAACTACTTCGGG CTCTTCCCCAGGGTGAAGCCTCAGAGGAGTAAGGTGTAG
- the POLR1G gene encoding DNA-directed RNA polymerase I subunit RPA34 isoform X1 encodes MLSQVRTAPHLPRHPLSGATVGFLSLPSISSSWAPRPASHLPGAARFSCPPNFTATPPASEHSRFSLEALTGPDTELWLIQAPVDFAPDCLNGRLVPLSGSQIVKGKLAGKRHRYRVLSSSGPRAGGEATLLAPSAEAGGGLTCALAPQGSLRIFEGPQESLTGTLLQSIPASPPPQIPPGLRPRFCAFGGSPPVTGPGSVLALKSLASGKRKKKRHLPEASVPQEAVNEHGALEVDTALGSLKLDVGKKEKKHQLKELEATEPLATEPVAEMLEPPGTLSPSTTRKRKKKPKESVEMVKPETGMPESKEKTVEELEFRVKREPLEETVLSPRKKRKKQKEPGEMEPVEGTTVESQLQVKTEPQEEAIPLPSSKKKKKEKRYKGMREPGMEVTEPEVKPLELTGEVMEPDLPPDVQAQSEAALGSPKKRRKKEKQQNVMMEPGTEVVEPQAEGMEPELPGAAEPQAALASTKKKKKERGHLATEPGTEMTNPQGEMMEPELPDEGQPEARADPASTKKRKKQGQKSQVPETAPQEEMPEPPLNPESGQVAPKGQERKRKKKPQQDPM; translated from the exons ATGCTGTCACAGGTCCGTACAGCCCCTCACCTCCCCAGGCATCCTCTTTCGGGAGCCACGGTCGGCTTCCTTTCCCTGCCCAGTATCTCTAGCAGCTGGGCCCCTCGCCCCGCCTCGCACCTGCCAG GTGCTGCTCGGTTTTCTTGTCCCCCCAACTTTACTGCGACGCCCCCAGCCTCAGAACACAGTCGTTTCTCTTTGGAGGCATTGACCGGCCCAGATACAGAGCTGTGGCTCATCCAGGCCCCTGTGGACTTCGCCCCAGACTG CCTCAATGGACGACTCGTGCCTCTCTCTGGCTCCCAGATTGTGAAGGGCAAGTTGGCAGGCAAGCGGCACCGCTACAGGGTTCTCAGCAGCAGTGGCCCCAGAGCTGGAGGAGAAGCAACCCTGCTGGCCCCCTCagcagaggcaggagggggaCTCACCTGTGCCCTGGCACCCCAGGGCAGCCTGAGGATCTTTGAGGGTCCCCAGGAATCCCTGACAGGGACTCTACTGCAGTCCATTCCTGCAAGTCCCCCACCACAGATCCCCCCTGGCCTGAGGCCTCGGTTCTGTGCCTTCGGAGGCAGCCCGCCGGTCACAGGGCCTGGGTCCGTCTTGGCCTTGAAGTCCCTGGCTtcagggaagaggaaaaagaagagacactTGCCAGAAGCCTCAGTTCCTCAGGAGGCAGTGAATGAGCATGGGGCCCTGGAGGTGGACACAGCTTTGGGGTCCCTGAAGCTGGAtgtggggaagaaggaaaaaaagcaccAGCTGAAAGAACTGGAGGCGACAGAGCCACTGGCAACAGAGCCCGTTGCTGAGATGCTGGAGCCTCCAGGAACACTGTCCCCATCCACcaccaggaagaggaaaaagaagcccAAAGAGTCTGTAGAAATGGTCAAGCCAGAAACAGGGATGCCAGAATCCAAAGAAAAGACGGTGGAGGAGCTAGAATTCAGGGTTAAAAGGGAGCCTCTGGAAGAGACAGTCCTGTCccccagaaagaagaggaagaagcagaaggAGCCAGGAGAGATGGAGCCGGTGGAGGGGACGACAGTGGAGTCTCAGCTGCAGGTAAAGACGGAGCCACAGGAGGAAGCCATCCCACTGCCGtcctcaaagaagaagaaaaaggaaaagagatacaAAGGAATGAGGGAGCCAGGGATGGAGGTGACGGAGCCAGAGGTGAAGCCTCTGGAGCTCACAGGGGAGGTGATGGAGCCTGACCTGCCACCTGATGTGCAGGCACAGTCTGAGGCAGCTCTGGGATCCcccaaaaagagaaggaagaaagaaaaacagcaaaatgtgATGATGGAGCCAGGGACAGAGGTGGTGGAGCCACAGGCAGAGGGGATGGAGCCCGAGCTGCCAGGTGCTGCTGAGCCTCAGGCAGCTCTAGCATCcaccaagaagaagaagaaggaaagagggcaTCTAGCGACAGAGCCTGGGACTGAGATGACTAACCCCCAAGGCGAGATGATGGAGCCTGAGCTGCCAGATGAGGGGCAGCCTGAGGCTAGGGCAGATCCAGCATCCActaagaagaggaaaaagcaggGCCAAAAAAGCCAGGTGCCCGAGACAGCACCCCAGGAGGAGATGCCAGAGCCCCCGCTGAATCCCGAGTCTGGGCAGGTGGCTCCCAAGGGACAGGAGAGGAAGCGGAAGAAGAAGCCGCAGCAGGATCCCATGTAA
- the PPP1R13L gene encoding relA-associated inhibitor isoform X1: MDFMSVRMGTYPAMSRSSGTTSPKVLEATPYSPSPPRPASLWSESRRLTCSRRLPRPVLGSPQPEPEPEEAPRCQSLPRICAPLRPAGTMDSEAFQSSGDILDLKFQSLAMKHMDLKQMELDTAAAKVDELTKQLESLWSDSPAAPLGSQAAAPARLPRYSTSPVPEPLGSRGSSRKATTDGADTPFGRSESAPALLPYSSLSAKGRPSSPRTQLYLQPDAYGSLDRSPSPRPRAFDGAGSPHGRAPSPRPGPLRQQGPPTHFDFLGRSGSPRGSPLAEGPQAFFPERGPSPRPGTSAYDAPAAFGSPLLGAGGSAFAPPLRAQDDLTLRRRPPKAWNESDLDVAYEKKPSQTASYERLDVFPRPASPGLQLLPWRESSLDGLGATGKDNFTSATLPRNYKVSPLANDRRSDVGSYRRSLGSTGPSGTLPRSWQPVSRIPMPPSSPQPRSAPRQRPIPLSMIFKLQNAFWEHGASRAMLPSSSIFSRAPPPKMPPQPQAPPQPQPQPQPQPQPQLPPQPQPQLQPQPQPQAPAPAPQAPQQTWAPVSEGLAKPPADLEPEPELEGLLTPVLEVGDADEGAVTRPLSPTRLQPALPPEAQSVPELEEVARVLAEIPRPLKRRGSMEQSPAVALPPTHKKQYQQIISRLFHRHGAPGGPEPELSPITEGSEARAGPPAPAPPAPIPPSAPLQSSPPEQPQSMEMRSVLRKAGSPRKVRRARLNPLVLLLDAALTGELEVVQQAMKEMNDPSQPNEEGITALHNAICGANYPIVDFLIAAGANVNSPDSHGWTPLHCAASCNDTAICTALVQHGAAIFATTLSDGATAIEKCDPYREGYADCATYLADVEQSMGLMYNGVVYALWDYSAEFGDELSFREGDSVTVLRRDGLEETDWWWATLHGQEGYVPRNYFGLFPRVKPQRSKV, encoded by the exons ATGGACTTTATGTCAGTTCGAATGGGAACGTACCCGGCTATGTCCCGCTCCTCCGGGACTACAAGTCCCAAAGTGCTCGAGGCGACCCCCTACTCCCCCTCCCCTCCGAGACCCGCCTCCCTCTGGTCGGAGTCACGTCGTCTAACCTGTTCCCGGCGCCTGCCCCGCCCCGTCCTCGGCTCCCCGCAGCCGGAGCCGGAGCCGGAGGAAGCCCCCCGGTGCCAAAGTCTGCCCCGGATCT GCGCCCCGCTCCGGCCGGCCGGCACCATGGACAGCGAGGCGTTCCAGAGTTCGGGGGACATTCTGGACCTGAAATTCCAGT CTCTAGCCATGAAGCACATGGACCTGAAGCAGATGGAGCTGGACACGGCGGCGGCCAAGGTGGACGAACTGACCAAGCAGTTGGAGTCGCTGTGGTCGGACTCGCCCGCGGCGCCTCTTGGCTCTCAGGCCGCAGCGCCGGCTAGG CTGCCCCGGTACAGCACCAGCCCGGTCCCCGAGCCCTTGGGCAGCCGTGGGTCCTCCCGGAAGGCGACCACCGACGGCGCAGACACCCCATTCGGACGCTCGGAGAGCGCCCCAGCTCTGCTCCCCTATAGCTCGCTATCCGCGAAGGGCCGGCCGTCGTCACCGCGCACCCAGCTCTACCTGCAGCCGGACGCCTACGGCAGCTTAGACCGCTCGCCCTCGCCCCGGCCCCGCGCCTTCGATGGCGCAGGCAGCCCCCACGGCCGGGCGCCCTCCCCTCGACCCGGCCCGCTCCGACAGCAGGGTCCCCCCACTCACTTTGACTTCTTGGGCCGCTCCGGCTCCCCGCGTGGCAGCCCCCTGGCGGAAGGGCCCCAGGCCTTCTTCCCGGAGCGCGGACCCTCGCCTCGCCCCGGGACCTCAGCTTACGATGCGCCGGCTGCCTTTGGGAGCCCTCTGCTGGGCGCGGGCGGCAGCGCCTTCGCCCCGCCTCTGCGCGCTCAAG ACGACCTAACGCTGCGCCGGCGGCCCCCCAAAGCCTGGAACGAGTCCGACCTGGACGTGGCTTATGAGAAGAAGCCCTCGCAAACTGCGAGCTATGAAC GTCTGGATGTCTTCCCGCGGCCTGCTTCTCCAGGCCTGCAGCTGTTACCCTGGAGAGAGAGCAGCCTGGATGGGCTGGGGGCCACCGGCAAG GACAACTTCACCAGCGCCACTCTGCCCCGCAATTACAAGGTCTCCCCTCTGGCCAACGACAGGCGTTCTGATGTGGGCAGCTACCGCAGATCACTGGGCTCCACGGGGCCGTCAGGCACTTTGCCCCGAAGCTGGCAGCCTGTCAGTCGCATCCCCATGCCTCCTTCCAGCCCGCAGCCCCGCAGTGCCCCCCGCCAGCGCCCCATCCCCCTCAGCATGATATTCAAGCTGCAGAATGCTTTTTGGGAGCATGGCgccagcagggccatgctcccaaGCTCCTCCATCTTCTCGCGAGCTCCCCCACCTAAGatgcctccccagccccaggcacccccccagccccagccccagccccagccccaaccACAGCCCCAGCTGCCCCCACAGCCCCAGCCACAACTACAACCCCAGCCTCAGCCACaagcccctgccccagccccccaAGCCCCCCAACAGACTTGGGCCCCTGTAAGTGAAG GCCTCGCCAAACCTCCTGCTGATCTGGAACCTGAGCCAGAGCTGGAGGGGCTGCTGACGCCCGTGCTGGAGGTTGGCGATGCAGACGAAGGTGCTGTGACTCGGCCCCTTAGTCCCACACGGCTGCAGCCAGCGCTGCCGCCCGAAGCACAGTCGGTGCCGGAGCTGGAGGAGGTGGCCCGGGTGCTGGCAGAGATTCCACGGCCCCTCAAACGCCGGGGCTCCATGGAGCAGAGCCCGGCTGtagccctgccccccacccacaaGAAGCAATACCAACAGATCATCAGCCGCCTCTTCCATCGTCACGGTGCGCCTGGGGGCCCTGAGCCCGAGCTGTCCCCCATCACTGAGGGATCTGAGGCCAGGGCTGGGCCCCCTGCTCCAGCCCCACCAGCTCCCATCCCACCCTCAGCCCCTCTCCAGAGCAGCCCACCAGAGCAGCCACAGAGCATG GAGATGCGCTCGGTGCTGCGGAAAGCCGGGTCCCCGCGCAAGGTCCGCCGTGCGCGCCTCAACCCGCTGGTGCTGCTTCTGGACGCCGCACTGACCGGGGAGCTGGAGGTGGTGCAGCAGGCCATGAAGGAG ATGAACGACCCGAGCCAGCCCAACGAGGAGGGCATCACCGCCCTGCACAACGCCATCTGCGGCGCCAACTACCCCATCGTGGACTTCCTCATCGCGGCCGGGGCCAACGTCAACTCCCCGGACAGCCACGGCTG GACCCCGCTGCATTGCGCGGCGTCGTGCAACGACACGGCCATCTGCACGGCGCTGGTGCAGCACGGCGCGGCCATCTTCGCCACCACGCTCAGTGACGGCGCTACCGCCATCGAGAAGTGCGACCCCTACCGCGAGGGTTACGCCGACTGCGCCACTTACCTGGCAG ACGTGGAGCAGAGCATGGGGCTGATGTACAACGGGGTGGTGTACGCCCTCTGGGACTACAGTGCGGAGTTTGGGGACGAGCTGTCCTTCCGAGAGGGCGATTCGGTCACCGTGCTGCGGAGGGACGGACTAGAGGAGACGGACTGGTGGTGGGCCACGCTGCATGGCCAGGAGGGCTACGTGCCCCGTAACTACTTCGGG CTCTTCCCCAGGGTGAAGCCTCAGAGGAGTAAGGTGTAG
- the POLR1G gene encoding DNA-directed RNA polymerase I subunit RPA34 isoform X2: MAGTPSGSAARFSCPPNFTATPPASEHSRFSLEALTGPDTELWLIQAPVDFAPDCLNGRLVPLSGSQIVKGKLAGKRHRYRVLSSSGPRAGGEATLLAPSAEAGGGLTCALAPQGSLRIFEGPQESLTGTLLQSIPASPPPQIPPGLRPRFCAFGGSPPVTGPGSVLALKSLASGKRKKKRHLPEASVPQEAVNEHGALEVDTALGSLKLDVGKKEKKHQLKELEATEPLATEPVAEMLEPPGTLSPSTTRKRKKKPKESVEMVKPETGMPESKEKTVEELEFRVKREPLEETVLSPRKKRKKQKEPGEMEPVEGTTVESQLQVKTEPQEEAIPLPSSKKKKKEKRYKGMREPGMEVTEPEVKPLELTGEVMEPDLPPDVQAQSEAALGSPKKRRKKEKQQNVMMEPGTEVVEPQAEGMEPELPGAAEPQAALASTKKKKKERGHLATEPGTEMTNPQGEMMEPELPDEGQPEARADPASTKKRKKQGQKSQVPETAPQEEMPEPPLNPESGQVAPKGQERKRKKKPQQDPM, translated from the exons ATGGCGGGAACCCCGTCCGGCA GTGCTGCTCGGTTTTCTTGTCCCCCCAACTTTACTGCGACGCCCCCAGCCTCAGAACACAGTCGTTTCTCTTTGGAGGCATTGACCGGCCCAGATACAGAGCTGTGGCTCATCCAGGCCCCTGTGGACTTCGCCCCAGACTG CCTCAATGGACGACTCGTGCCTCTCTCTGGCTCCCAGATTGTGAAGGGCAAGTTGGCAGGCAAGCGGCACCGCTACAGGGTTCTCAGCAGCAGTGGCCCCAGAGCTGGAGGAGAAGCAACCCTGCTGGCCCCCTCagcagaggcaggagggggaCTCACCTGTGCCCTGGCACCCCAGGGCAGCCTGAGGATCTTTGAGGGTCCCCAGGAATCCCTGACAGGGACTCTACTGCAGTCCATTCCTGCAAGTCCCCCACCACAGATCCCCCCTGGCCTGAGGCCTCGGTTCTGTGCCTTCGGAGGCAGCCCGCCGGTCACAGGGCCTGGGTCCGTCTTGGCCTTGAAGTCCCTGGCTtcagggaagaggaaaaagaagagacactTGCCAGAAGCCTCAGTTCCTCAGGAGGCAGTGAATGAGCATGGGGCCCTGGAGGTGGACACAGCTTTGGGGTCCCTGAAGCTGGAtgtggggaagaaggaaaaaaagcaccAGCTGAAAGAACTGGAGGCGACAGAGCCACTGGCAACAGAGCCCGTTGCTGAGATGCTGGAGCCTCCAGGAACACTGTCCCCATCCACcaccaggaagaggaaaaagaagcccAAAGAGTCTGTAGAAATGGTCAAGCCAGAAACAGGGATGCCAGAATCCAAAGAAAAGACGGTGGAGGAGCTAGAATTCAGGGTTAAAAGGGAGCCTCTGGAAGAGACAGTCCTGTCccccagaaagaagaggaagaagcagaaggAGCCAGGAGAGATGGAGCCGGTGGAGGGGACGACAGTGGAGTCTCAGCTGCAGGTAAAGACGGAGCCACAGGAGGAAGCCATCCCACTGCCGtcctcaaagaagaagaaaaaggaaaagagatacaAAGGAATGAGGGAGCCAGGGATGGAGGTGACGGAGCCAGAGGTGAAGCCTCTGGAGCTCACAGGGGAGGTGATGGAGCCTGACCTGCCACCTGATGTGCAGGCACAGTCTGAGGCAGCTCTGGGATCCcccaaaaagagaaggaagaaagaaaaacagcaaaatgtgATGATGGAGCCAGGGACAGAGGTGGTGGAGCCACAGGCAGAGGGGATGGAGCCCGAGCTGCCAGGTGCTGCTGAGCCTCAGGCAGCTCTAGCATCcaccaagaagaagaagaaggaaagagggcaTCTAGCGACAGAGCCTGGGACTGAGATGACTAACCCCCAAGGCGAGATGATGGAGCCTGAGCTGCCAGATGAGGGGCAGCCTGAGGCTAGGGCAGATCCAGCATCCActaagaagaggaaaaagcaggGCCAAAAAAGCCAGGTGCCCGAGACAGCACCCCAGGAGGAGATGCCAGAGCCCCCGCTGAATCCCGAGTCTGGGCAGGTGGCTCCCAAGGGACAGGAGAGGAAGCGGAAGAAGAAGCCGCAGCAGGATCCCATGTAA